Proteins found in one Magnetofaba australis IT-1 genomic segment:
- a CDS encoding AAA family ATPase — MSATENPQHAPYENLRADPSKPASDAELAAMVAQREAYLDFLGLERNPFPVAPDAETFFLPARIDALITETLHSIYTRKGFMVITGEVGLGKTTISQRILRVMDHNKVETALVFNTYFQGSELIEEINKDFGLPKAEGGLPAQMAALNTFLMERYRQGKTCAIIIDDAQNLSLESLEMVRMISNLETNAEKLVQILLVGQPELHEKLNAHEIRQLKSRIVLHAKVRPFDSDELKQYIHFRLNAAGSRGAVTIADNAFKAIEQRTGGNPRQINNLMDRCLYGLFAYNSTKLTRKLVLEVADEVGLSEEASATPGGSGKKRSLVWPVLASVAVIAVVVLAVLLQRQPPPQVVVQKATAEEMSQLQMAREQAKADMAKAQSAQQQARQQEAQAQQAKESARAELNKAKTLQEKAKALVAKARMMESKALAQAAEGVDGESGGEAEARLSQARQARVEAEREAVRAEALMIQAQEAAKKRQESLDEARKASVEAEAEVARTQQLIAQIREQTQKQKQALEEATLLRQAAEAEAEKARAAAQASLEEAKQRAAEAEREAQALEQAKAERQAAEAAAEAAKQAALQDKQVSETLIEEARKQAQEQAQKLVDAERQKVEREAAAMREAAQKAKAEAEKRAQTLLEEAQKTREEAERLAQASAKGAVVEKISPELQQFMAGNGLENYATLMSKALRDGWLPVAARRIGDQTGKRLAAMRELPKGVSSRYGVLTHKEGDGRTQYLFFWKPEQNIDDVYYGSRGADVKRLQSLLKRAGHYPAEVDGIAGRYTIKALVNFQRQYGLEPTGQINGATLYLLENQPQAQPQKSAPKRSEGKAKQVANTQPISILRKPPARAVDTPDQEPKYLAQAASFQIPQQAITLATQMRAKGIDAFIQEVALQDGVTWLVVRAGPWAVRAKADKVVEQWKEQFHIDGLIIHYQPDPTAASPDAASKDNRERDDR; from the coding sequence ATGAGCGCCACGGAGAATCCTCAACATGCGCCGTATGAGAACCTGCGCGCCGACCCCAGCAAACCCGCCAGCGACGCGGAGTTGGCGGCGATGGTGGCGCAGCGTGAGGCGTATCTGGATTTCCTCGGCCTGGAGCGCAACCCCTTTCCCGTGGCGCCGGATGCGGAGACCTTCTTTCTGCCTGCGCGCATCGATGCGCTGATCACCGAAACCCTGCACAGCATCTATACCCGCAAGGGGTTCATGGTCATCACCGGCGAGGTGGGGCTTGGCAAGACCACCATCAGCCAGCGCATACTGCGGGTGATGGACCATAATAAGGTGGAGACCGCGCTGGTCTTCAACACCTATTTCCAAGGCTCTGAGTTGATCGAAGAGATCAATAAGGACTTCGGCCTGCCCAAAGCCGAGGGCGGGTTGCCCGCGCAGATGGCGGCGCTCAATACGTTTTTGATGGAGCGCTACCGACAGGGGAAGACTTGCGCCATCATCATTGATGACGCCCAGAATCTGAGTCTGGAGAGCCTGGAGATGGTGCGCATGATCTCCAATCTGGAGACCAATGCCGAAAAGCTGGTGCAGATTCTCCTGGTGGGGCAGCCGGAGCTGCATGAGAAGCTCAATGCGCACGAAATCCGCCAACTCAAAAGCCGCATCGTATTGCACGCCAAAGTGCGACCGTTCGATTCTGACGAACTCAAGCAGTATATCCATTTTCGTTTAAACGCCGCCGGTTCCCGTGGCGCGGTCACCATTGCCGACAACGCCTTCAAAGCCATCGAGCAGCGCACTGGGGGAAACCCGCGTCAGATTAACAATCTGATGGATCGTTGCTTGTACGGCCTATTTGCCTACAACTCCACCAAGCTGACGCGCAAACTGGTGCTGGAAGTGGCGGACGAAGTGGGTCTGTCTGAAGAGGCCAGCGCCACGCCCGGCGGCAGTGGCAAAAAGCGCAGTTTGGTCTGGCCCGTGTTGGCGAGCGTCGCTGTGATCGCAGTGGTGGTGTTAGCCGTTCTGCTGCAGCGCCAGCCGCCGCCGCAGGTGGTGGTGCAAAAAGCCACCGCTGAGGAGATGAGTCAACTGCAGATGGCGCGGGAACAAGCCAAGGCCGATATGGCCAAGGCGCAATCGGCGCAACAGCAGGCGCGACAGCAGGAGGCGCAGGCGCAGCAAGCGAAAGAGAGCGCGCGCGCGGAGTTGAATAAGGCCAAGACGCTGCAGGAGAAGGCCAAGGCGTTGGTGGCTAAGGCGCGGATGATGGAGTCCAAGGCGCTGGCGCAGGCGGCTGAAGGCGTCGATGGCGAGTCAGGCGGCGAGGCGGAGGCGCGGCTGTCACAAGCGCGGCAAGCGCGGGTGGAGGCCGAGCGCGAAGCGGTGCGCGCGGAAGCGTTGATGATCCAGGCCCAGGAAGCCGCCAAGAAGCGCCAAGAGTCCCTGGATGAGGCCCGCAAAGCCAGCGTTGAAGCCGAAGCGGAAGTGGCGCGCACGCAGCAGTTGATTGCGCAGATTCGCGAGCAGACGCAGAAACAGAAACAGGCGTTGGAGGAGGCGACGTTGCTGCGGCAAGCCGCTGAAGCGGAAGCAGAGAAGGCGCGCGCCGCAGCGCAGGCCTCACTGGAAGAGGCCAAGCAGCGCGCCGCCGAAGCCGAACGCGAAGCGCAGGCGCTGGAACAGGCTAAAGCGGAGAGGCAAGCGGCGGAAGCCGCCGCCGAGGCGGCGAAACAGGCGGCGCTGCAGGATAAGCAGGTATCGGAAACGCTGATTGAAGAGGCGCGCAAACAGGCGCAAGAGCAGGCGCAGAAACTGGTCGATGCGGAGCGCCAGAAAGTCGAGCGTGAGGCGGCCGCCATGCGGGAAGCCGCCCAGAAAGCCAAAGCAGAGGCGGAAAAGCGCGCCCAAACCTTGCTGGAAGAGGCGCAAAAAACCCGTGAAGAGGCCGAACGCCTGGCGCAGGCCAGCGCAAAGGGCGCTGTTGTGGAAAAAATCTCCCCGGAGTTGCAACAGTTTATGGCTGGCAACGGCCTGGAAAACTATGCCACTCTGATGAGCAAAGCGCTGCGCGATGGTTGGCTGCCCGTGGCCGCGCGGCGCATTGGTGATCAGACCGGAAAGCGTTTGGCGGCAATGCGTGAATTGCCAAAAGGGGTCTCTTCCCGCTATGGCGTGCTCACGCATAAAGAGGGCGATGGACGCACGCAGTATCTGTTCTTCTGGAAACCGGAACAGAATATCGATGATGTCTACTATGGCTCGCGCGGCGCCGACGTGAAACGCCTGCAGTCCCTGCTCAAGCGCGCAGGCCACTATCCGGCGGAAGTCGATGGCATCGCCGGACGCTACACCATTAAAGCGCTGGTGAATTTTCAGCGCCAATACGGCTTGGAGCCAACAGGGCAGATCAACGGCGCAACCCTCTATTTACTGGAGAATCAGCCGCAGGCGCAGCCCCAAAAGAGCGCGCCAAAACGCTCAGAGGGAAAGGCCAAACAGGTGGCCAACACGCAGCCGATTTCGATTTTGCGCAAGCCGCCTGCGCGCGCGGTGGACACGCCGGATCAGGAGCCGAAATATCTGGCGCAAGCCGCCAGCTTCCAGATTCCGCAGCAGGCCATTACCCTGGCCACGCAGATGCGCGCAAAGGGGATTGACGCTTTTATCCAGGAAGTCGCCCTGCAAGACGGGGTAACATGGCTGGTGGTGCGCGCCGGACCCTGGGCTGTGCGCGCCAAAGCGGATAAAGTGGTGGAACAGTGGAAAGAGCAATTTCACATTGACGGCTTGATTATCCATTACCAGCCGGATCCGACGGCCGCGTCGCCTGACGCCGCCAGCAAGGATAACCGCGAAAGGGATGACAGATGA
- a CDS encoding GspE/PulE family protein produces the protein MNAPQRKPIGVLLQEKGLISDAHIELALQDQKVTKERVGEILERLGFVSQYDVANIVSEQESREFVDVDTMTPAEDTLRLFNLPLCLNNTFLPIIHDSASNSIQVITADDNVEDLERLITRHTGLRPKFVQGERGKILNAAQYYYYFLENPVEKLLEKEIQLLALDTDDVRSLDNFIKHLLQLAVKTRASDIHIRPMDKSISVAFRIDGVMRAMFSLPPNMKRLLTTLKMRSDMDIAEQRLPQDGSFSEQILNNHYDFRVSTTVCPFGENMVMRLLPMKSDFMGLPQLGFEQEAIDLVRQIFNEPYGIVLLTGPTGSGKTTTLYAAVRALNLTEKNVLTVENPIEYRIPLVRQTQINTKAGYTFASAIRYFLRHDPDVILVGEIRDNETAATAISASETGHLVLSTLHTNTAFGAIPRLRSLNIPPFMLSDSLVGVVSQRLVRKICPNCKEPYTPSQEELDYLGLSAEEAPELHRGVGCDTCFGTGFHGRTLVYEILQSTPELALQISRDAPLDELLKTAKQNGFQDIFDIARLKVLRGELSVSEMIRVIGYM, from the coding sequence ATGAATGCACCGCAACGTAAGCCAATCGGCGTCCTGCTGCAGGAGAAGGGCCTGATCTCCGATGCGCACATTGAACTGGCGCTGCAGGATCAGAAGGTCACCAAAGAGCGCGTCGGTGAGATTCTGGAGCGGTTGGGCTTTGTCTCCCAGTATGACGTGGCCAATATCGTCTCCGAGCAGGAGTCCCGCGAGTTCGTCGATGTGGACACCATGACCCCTGCCGAAGACACCCTGCGTCTGTTCAACCTGCCGCTGTGTCTGAACAACACCTTCCTGCCGATTATTCACGATAGCGCCAGTAACTCGATTCAAGTGATCACCGCCGATGATAACGTCGAAGATCTGGAGCGTCTGATCACCCGCCACACCGGTCTGCGGCCCAAGTTCGTGCAGGGCGAACGCGGTAAGATTCTCAATGCCGCCCAGTACTACTACTACTTTCTGGAAAATCCGGTTGAAAAGCTGCTGGAGAAAGAGATCCAGCTCCTGGCGCTGGACACCGATGATGTGCGCAGCTTGGACAACTTCATCAAGCATCTGCTGCAGCTGGCGGTGAAAACCCGCGCATCGGATATTCACATCCGCCCCATGGACAAGTCCATTAGCGTGGCGTTTCGTATCGACGGCGTGATGCGCGCCATGTTCTCGCTGCCGCCCAATATGAAGCGCCTGCTCACCACCCTGAAGATGCGCTCGGACATGGACATCGCCGAACAGCGTCTGCCTCAGGATGGCTCCTTCTCCGAGCAGATTCTGAATAACCATTACGACTTCCGCGTCTCCACCACGGTCTGTCCGTTTGGCGAAAATATGGTGATGCGTCTGCTGCCCATGAAGAGCGACTTCATGGGCTTGCCCCAGTTGGGCTTCGAGCAGGAGGCTATCGATCTGGTGCGGCAGATCTTCAACGAACCCTATGGCATCGTACTGCTGACCGGTCCTACGGGTTCAGGTAAGACCACCACCCTCTACGCGGCGGTGCGCGCCCTGAATCTCACCGAGAAGAACGTGCTGACGGTGGAAAACCCCATCGAATACCGCATCCCGCTGGTGCGTCAGACGCAAATTAACACCAAGGCCGGCTACACCTTCGCCAGCGCCATTCGCTACTTCCTGCGTCACGACCCGGATGTGATCCTGGTGGGTGAGATTCGTGACAACGAGACCGCCGCCACCGCCATCTCGGCATCGGAAACGGGCCACTTGGTGCTCTCGACTCTGCACACCAACACCGCGTTCGGCGCCATCCCGCGTCTGCGCTCGCTGAATATTCCGCCGTTTATGCTGTCGGACTCGCTGGTGGGGGTGGTGAGTCAACGTTTGGTGCGGAAAATCTGCCCCAATTGTAAAGAGCCCTATACGCCGAGCCAGGAGGAGTTGGACTATTTGGGGTTGTCCGCGGAGGAGGCGCCGGAGTTGCATCGTGGCGTGGGGTGCGACACCTGCTTCGGCACCGGTTTCCATGGCCGGACGCTGGTGTATGAGATTTTGCAATCCACCCCTGAGCTGGCGCTGCAGATCTCGCGCGATGCGCCGCTGGATGAGTTGCTGAAAACCGCCAAGCAAAATGGTTTCCAAGACATCTTTGATATCGCTCGTTTGAAGGTTCTTCGCGGCGAGTTGTCGGTGTCTGAGATGATCCGCGTAATCGGTTATATGTAA
- a CDS encoding type II secretion system F family protein: protein MAIFRYKLITAEGLPKGGMIELPFDSPLSAMTYLEQQGNTVIFATPLPPAMGALVGMVNRFLQQPVTQAEMAESLTNVSVMLKAGVPLITAIRDAIGEHDNKTLARIGRELVLRVESGSSFTDACARYPQVFPDTIRFLIRLGEETGGLDRTVKDAADHAKKMDRIKKDTKSALTYPTFMFIAIFGAMFFWVYLVVPPMADLFKSFRVPLPAMTVIVIGASKAFAENIGTILAVGATAIFSLSMAIKLHQPTRRGWHWLLLRIPVFKLIVSSFNLAFITEYMSLMINAGVDIMRSLQILKEALPNEIYREKLDMVRERLVQGVSLRESFTEAKIFPTFVVRMIGVGEQSGTLSDQLEYVAEEYRLKLDDIVANIGKLVEPLAIMIGGGMFIVLAMALFSPLYYLIKSI from the coding sequence ATGGCGATTTTTCGATACAAATTAATCACGGCGGAAGGCTTGCCAAAAGGCGGCATGATTGAGCTGCCGTTTGATAGCCCCTTGTCGGCGATGACCTATCTGGAACAGCAGGGCAACACGGTGATCTTCGCCACCCCATTGCCCCCGGCGATGGGCGCGCTGGTGGGGATGGTCAACCGGTTCCTGCAGCAGCCAGTCACGCAGGCGGAGATGGCCGAGTCGCTGACCAACGTGTCGGTGATGCTCAAGGCCGGCGTGCCGCTGATTACCGCCATCCGTGACGCCATTGGTGAACACGACAACAAAACCTTGGCGCGCATTGGTCGCGAATTGGTGCTGCGGGTGGAGAGCGGCTCCAGCTTTACCGACGCCTGCGCGCGTTATCCGCAGGTTTTCCCGGACACCATTCGCTTCCTCATTCGTCTGGGTGAGGAGACTGGCGGATTGGATCGCACGGTCAAAGATGCGGCGGACCACGCCAAGAAGATGGACCGCATTAAAAAGGATACCAAGAGCGCGCTGACCTATCCGACCTTCATGTTCATCGCCATCTTTGGCGCCATGTTTTTCTGGGTCTATCTGGTGGTGCCGCCTATGGCGGACCTGTTCAAGTCGTTCCGCGTGCCGCTGCCCGCCATGACGGTGATTGTGATCGGAGCCTCCAAGGCGTTCGCAGAAAATATCGGAACAATTCTCGCAGTCGGCGCAACGGCCATATTCAGTTTGAGTATGGCGATTAAGCTGCACCAGCCAACGCGCCGGGGGTGGCACTGGCTGCTTTTGCGCATCCCGGTGTTCAAGCTGATTGTCTCCTCATTCAATCTGGCTTTTATCACCGAGTATATGAGCTTGATGATCAATGCGGGTGTGGACATCATGCGCAGCTTGCAGATCCTCAAGGAGGCGCTGCCCAATGAGATCTATCGCGAGAAGCTCGATATGGTGCGGGAGCGATTGGTGCAAGGGGTGAGTCTGCGCGAGTCGTTCACAGAAGCCAAGATCTTCCCCACCTTTGTGGTGCGTATGATCGGTGTGGGCGAGCAGTCGGGCACTTTGTCCGATCAGCTGGAGTATGTGGCTGAGGAGTATCGCCTGAAGCTGGACGACATCGTGGCCAATATCGGCAAATTGGTGGAGCCTCTCGCCATCATGATCGGCGGCGGCATGTTCATTGTGCTGGCGATGGCGCTGTTCTCGCCGCTCTACTACCTGATTAAAAGCATCTAA
- a CDS encoding gamma carbonic anhydrase family protein, translating to MPLYPYRGIFPQIDPSAFVHPDAVVIGDVGIGPNASIWPGVVIRGDVNSIRIGACSNVQDGSILHVTRDSEFKPGGIPLIIEEEVNIAHSVTLHACTLKRGAMVGMGAIVLDGVVVHETGMLAAGSMATPGKQIASGQLWMGSPAKFARDLKESELRSNQAINANYIKLGAEYRQAFGAT from the coding sequence ATGCCTCTCTACCCCTATCGCGGCATCTTCCCGCAGATCGATCCCTCCGCCTTTGTGCATCCGGACGCGGTGGTGATCGGTGATGTGGGGATCGGCCCCAACGCCTCCATCTGGCCCGGTGTGGTCATCCGCGGCGACGTCAACAGCATCCGCATTGGCGCGTGCAGCAACGTGCAGGACGGCTCCATTCTCCACGTCACCCGCGATAGCGAATTCAAACCCGGCGGTATCCCGTTGATCATCGAGGAGGAGGTCAACATCGCCCACTCGGTGACGCTGCACGCGTGCACCCTCAAGCGCGGCGCCATGGTGGGCATGGGCGCCATCGTACTCGATGGCGTGGTGGTGCACGAAACCGGCATGCTGGCCGCAGGCTCCATGGCCACCCCCGGCAAGCAGATCGCCTCGGGACAACTCTGGATGGGCTCGCCAGCCAAGTTCGCCCGCGACCTCAAAGAGTCCGAACTGCGCTCCAATCAGGCCATCAACGCCAACTACATCAAACTCGGCGCCGAATATCGCCAAGCTTTCGGCGCAACCTGA
- a CDS encoding SPOR domain-containing protein has protein sequence MTPSPRAPRRQPALAIAALVTLCAAPQSAFGIGWLDAPGAETQGAGWFAQPKARFVQDQPPQARVHRYQASQEIIADAEGVSAVITLRRPGVDEPVWIGTAPLAQGAASDALFQDIQQSLRARLAPEYDEVILHATEPDARLPQQSSHTVALVHLAPLPAPPLHAPAAAPVVVATHAPAATAVARPAPAVTPQPDASAQSQSAEPLAAHMLSDAAQQVAGLPPASSAAEQSYVTHTPSPKAPQTQTPAHTSSPRAAYAIQLSSNRQREYADQTAKALRQLGLSAYIHTQTHSADVTWQMVRVGPFADPQSAQQAWDQLAASKSWRNQPRYPVIQGRVRFEPDPANLWKGF, from the coding sequence ATGACGCCCTCGCCCCGCGCGCCGCGCCGCCAACCTGCGCTCGCCATTGCTGCGTTAGTCACCTTGTGCGCTGCGCCGCAGTCGGCATTCGGCATCGGCTGGCTGGACGCCCCCGGCGCCGAGACCCAAGGGGCCGGCTGGTTTGCCCAGCCCAAAGCGCGCTTTGTACAAGATCAGCCGCCCCAGGCGCGGGTGCACCGCTACCAAGCCAGTCAGGAGATCATCGCCGACGCCGAGGGGGTCAGTGCGGTGATCACGCTGCGCCGCCCTGGGGTGGACGAGCCGGTGTGGATCGGGACCGCTCCATTGGCCCAGGGCGCCGCCTCCGACGCGCTGTTCCAGGACATTCAACAAAGTCTGCGCGCGCGTCTGGCCCCGGAGTATGATGAAGTGATCCTGCACGCCACAGAGCCCGATGCGCGCCTGCCGCAGCAGAGCAGCCACACGGTGGCCCTGGTGCATCTGGCGCCGCTGCCCGCCCCCCCTTTGCATGCTCCCGCCGCAGCGCCTGTCGTGGTGGCGACCCACGCGCCCGCAGCAACGGCGGTGGCGCGCCCTGCGCCTGCAGTGACGCCACAACCTGATGCATCAGCGCAATCGCAATCCGCGGAGCCGCTAGCTGCGCACATGCTTTCAGACGCCGCGCAGCAGGTCGCCGGTTTACCGCCAGCGTCCAGCGCAGCAGAACAATCTTACGTCACACATACGCCAAGCCCTAAGGCGCCACAGACTCAGACTCCTGCGCACACATCATCCCCTCGCGCCGCCTACGCCATTCAACTCTCTTCCAACCGGCAACGGGAGTACGCGGACCAGACCGCCAAAGCCTTGCGTCAACTGGGTCTGAGCGCCTATATCCATACACAGACGCACAGCGCAGATGTGACCTGGCAAATGGTGCGGGTCGGACCCTTTGCCGATCCCCAAAGCGCACAACAGGCCTGGGATCAACTCGCCGCCTCCAAGAGTTGGCGCAATCAGCCCCGCTATCCCGTCATCCAAGGCCGCGTGCGCTTTGAACCGGACCCCGCCAATCTCTGGAAAGGGTTTTAA
- the mutS gene encoding DNA mismatch repair protein MutS — protein sequence MGSSAEHTPVMQQYWRVKADHPDTLIFFRMGDFYELFYQDAETAAPVLEIALTTRGKSADKPIPMAGVPVHAMQSYLLKLVQSGFKVAICEQMEPPGQSKGPVKREVVRTVTPGTLTEDTLLSAKAHNYLAALFPGDGKKKPPAIASLDLSTGLFEVMALADWDQAAAELSRLQPAELLVPEGWPPPPQMDVWAKRITRRADLLFTPKHGAATLLEHFHAGSLDGYGIGDSPSCQGAAGAMISYCQETQREALGHIVALTRLHPGEGMLLDDACRRNLEINASLSDGKRDVSLLGVMDQCRTAMGSRLLAVWLNRPLQDVQAIRVRQAAVTWFLERVDAREALRAALRQMHDLERLLSRVALKRAAPRDLSGLRAALHLLPEIHRQLGAGLEGFPSLLDVLSSHLTGHEELRALLTKTLAEEPPAQLKDGGVIRAGFDPDLDETRQMAHSGRDYLAQLETREREATGISSLKIKFHRTFGYTIEVTNAQLDKVPAERYIQKQTMANAVRYVTMELKETEERLLNAQERLLALEAELFAQLAEQTAQHAAALQKTAAAVAAIDVLACFADSADRFDYCRPLVDDELIIDIRSGRHPVVERFAEQTFVPNDILLNGDDQRIALITGPNMAGKSTLMRQVALIALMAHVGAFVPATEARIGLVDRIFTRVGASDDLAGGRSTFMVEMTETAHILNHATPRSLVILDEIGRGTSTYDGLSIAWAVVEHLHGKSRARALFATHYHELTQLERLKPGIVNHTVQVKEWRDEILFLHTIARGAADRSYGIHVARLAGLPKSVTERAKQVLEDLESADLRAPVEPGHKSAAEPEYQLTLFAEPPPSPALTELNALNPDDLSPKQALETLYRLKELL from the coding sequence ATGGGATCCTCCGCCGAACACACGCCGGTGATGCAGCAGTATTGGCGCGTCAAAGCCGACCACCCGGACACCCTCATCTTCTTCCGTATGGGGGATTTCTACGAGCTGTTCTACCAGGACGCCGAGACCGCCGCGCCGGTGCTGGAGATCGCCCTGACCACCCGCGGCAAATCCGCCGACAAGCCGATCCCCATGGCGGGGGTGCCAGTGCACGCCATGCAGAGCTATCTGCTCAAATTGGTGCAGTCGGGGTTCAAGGTGGCCATCTGCGAACAGATGGAGCCCCCCGGGCAGAGTAAAGGACCGGTCAAGCGCGAAGTGGTGCGCACCGTCACCCCCGGCACCCTCACCGAAGACACCCTGCTGTCGGCCAAGGCGCACAACTACCTGGCCGCGCTGTTCCCCGGCGATGGCAAGAAAAAGCCCCCCGCCATCGCCTCGCTGGACCTCTCCACCGGCCTGTTTGAGGTGATGGCGCTGGCCGATTGGGATCAAGCCGCCGCCGAACTGTCGCGCTTGCAACCTGCGGAGCTGCTGGTTCCTGAAGGGTGGCCGCCGCCGCCGCAGATGGATGTGTGGGCCAAGCGCATCACCCGCCGCGCCGACCTGCTGTTTACCCCCAAGCACGGCGCGGCGACTCTGTTGGAACACTTCCACGCCGGTTCGCTGGACGGTTACGGCATTGGCGATTCGCCCTCCTGCCAAGGCGCCGCCGGCGCCATGATCAGCTATTGCCAGGAGACTCAGCGCGAAGCCCTGGGCCATATCGTCGCCCTGACCCGCCTGCATCCGGGCGAAGGGATGCTGCTGGATGACGCCTGCCGCCGCAATCTGGAGATCAACGCCTCGCTCAGCGACGGCAAGCGCGATGTCAGCCTGCTGGGGGTGATGGACCAGTGCCGCACCGCCATGGGCTCGCGGCTGCTGGCGGTGTGGCTCAACCGCCCGCTACAGGATGTGCAGGCGATCCGCGTGCGCCAGGCGGCGGTGACCTGGTTCCTGGAGCGGGTGGACGCCCGCGAGGCGCTGCGCGCGGCATTGCGGCAGATGCATGACCTGGAGCGGTTGCTGTCGCGGGTGGCGCTCAAACGCGCGGCCCCGCGCGATCTCTCCGGTCTGCGCGCGGCGCTGCATCTGCTGCCGGAGATCCATCGCCAGTTGGGCGCCGGATTGGAGGGCTTCCCCTCACTGCTGGATGTGCTCTCCAGCCACCTCACTGGCCATGAGGAGCTGCGCGCGCTATTGACCAAAACCCTGGCCGAGGAGCCCCCGGCGCAGCTCAAGGATGGCGGCGTCATCCGCGCCGGATTTGACCCCGACCTGGATGAGACGCGACAGATGGCCCACAGCGGGCGCGACTATCTGGCGCAGTTGGAGACCCGCGAACGCGAAGCCACCGGCATCAGCAGTCTGAAAATCAAATTTCACCGCACCTTCGGCTACACCATCGAGGTCACCAACGCGCAGTTGGACAAGGTCCCCGCCGAGCGCTATATCCAGAAGCAGACCATGGCCAACGCCGTGCGCTATGTGACCATGGAGCTCAAGGAGACCGAGGAGCGCCTGCTCAACGCCCAGGAGCGGCTGCTGGCGCTGGAGGCGGAGCTGTTCGCGCAACTGGCCGAACAGACCGCCCAGCACGCCGCCGCACTGCAGAAGACCGCCGCCGCCGTGGCCGCCATCGACGTGCTGGCCTGCTTTGCCGACTCCGCCGACCGCTTCGATTACTGTCGCCCCCTGGTGGACGATGAACTGATCATCGATATCCGCAGCGGCCGCCATCCAGTGGTGGAGCGCTTTGCCGAGCAGACCTTCGTGCCCAACGACATCCTGCTCAATGGCGACGATCAGCGCATCGCCCTGATCACCGGCCCCAACATGGCGGGTAAATCCACCCTCATGCGGCAGGTGGCGCTCATCGCGCTGATGGCCCATGTGGGCGCGTTCGTGCCCGCCACCGAGGCGCGCATCGGGCTGGTGGATCGCATCTTCACCCGCGTGGGCGCGTCGGACGATCTGGCCGGCGGCCGCTCCACCTTCATGGTGGAGATGACCGAAACCGCCCACATCCTCAACCACGCCACGCCGCGCTCGCTGGTGATTCTGGATGAGATCGGCCGCGGCACCTCCACCTACGATGGCCTCTCCATCGCCTGGGCGGTGGTGGAGCATCTGCATGGCAAGAGCCGCGCCCGCGCCCTGTTCGCCACCCACTATCACGAATTGACGCAACTGGAGCGGCTCAAACCGGGCATCGTCAACCACACCGTGCAGGTGAAGGAGTGGCGTGACGAGATCCTGTTCCTGCACACCATCGCCCGCGGCGCGGCGGATCGCTCCTACGGCATCCATGTGGCGCGGCTGGCGGGACTGCCCAAATCGGTCACCGAGCGCGCCAAACAGGTGTTGGAGGATCTGGAGAGCGCCGACCTGCGCGCCCCGGTTGAGCCCGGACACAAGAGCGCGGCGGAGCCCGAATATCAGCTCACCCTGTTCGCTGAACCGCCGCCTTCCCCGGCGCTGACGGAACTGAACGCTCTGAATCCCGATGACTTGAGCCCTAAACAGGCGCTGGAGACCCTCTACCGACTCAAGGAGTTGCTATGA